In the Candidatus Abyssobacteria bacterium SURF_5 genome, GATGGCTTCTGCAACCAGTCGATGGGCGGTCCCGTGAGTGCATCCCGGGCAAAAGTGGGTCGGCTTATCGGACAGGGCTCTAGGGCGCTTGAATACCTGCTGTGGCATGGATACTCCTTTTGATCTCGGCGAGGACTTCTTCGGGTGTCGGCACTCCTCCGCCGGGCCGCCCGTAGAAGTGGATGTCGGCCTCGCGATGGGCGGAGATTTGCACGTCGGTCAGCATCTGTCCCGTGTTCATTTCCACAACGAGCACTTTCCGCACCCGTTTCGAGGCTTCATAGACCGCCTTTGACGGGAATGGGAACAGCGTGATCGGACGAACCAGACCCGCGCGGATGCCCTCCTCGCGCGCCAGTTTAATCGCCGTCTTGACGATCCTCGAAGCGGTGCCGAACGCGACGATGACGATCTCCGCATCCGAAGTTGCCTGTTCCTCATAGAGCGGCTCGTTCTCGCGGATATGATCGTACTTTTCCTTGAGCTGAAGGTTATGCGCCTCCTGCTCGCCATCGTTCAGATACAGGGTTTTCAGATATTGCGGCTTGTGGTCCTTCGCGCCCGTTATCGCCCATGGTTTGTCAAAGAACTGAATCGGTTCCGTCGGCTCGAGCGAGGCCGGCTCTTTCATCTGGCCGAGGATCGCGTCGGCCAGGATCATGGCCGGATTCCGGTACTTATCGGCAAGCTCAAATGCCTTGATTGTAAGGTTGAACATCTCCTGAACCGATGCGGGCGCAAGAACGATGTTGTAGTAGTCGCCGTGGCCGCCGCCTCGGGTTGCCTGAAAATAGTCTCCCTGGGTCGGAGAGATCCCTCCAAGACCCGGCCCGCACCGCATGATATTCACGACGAGGCAGGGAATCTCGCTTCCGGCCATGTAGGACATGCCCTCCTGCATCAGAGAGATGCCGGGGCCGGATGAAGAGGTCATCGCCCGGGCGCCGCTGGCCGAGGCGCCCATCACCATATTGATCGAGGCGATCTCGCTTTCGGCCTGAATGAAGATCCCGCCCGCTTTCGGCAGGTGCTCGGAAAGATATTCGGGGATGTCGTTCTGAGGAGTGATCGGATAACCGAAATAATACCGGCAGCCGGCCTGTATTGCGGCCTCGGCGAGCGCCACATTTCCCTTGATCAACTGCAGGTCCTTCATTGGAACCCTCGATTTTGGACTCTGGATTGAACGCTACTATTTATATACTTCGATAGCCGTATCGGGGCACACTTCGGCGCACAGGCAGCAGCCGGTGCATTTGCCTTCGCCCTCGAATTTCGCCGCGTGGTAGCCTTGCGAATTGATTGTGGCGCCGATGACGATGCATTCGCGCGGGCACGCATCAATACAAAACCGGCAACTCTTGCAGCGTTCTTCGAGGATGACGATATAGGCTTCAGTCTTCTTTTTGTCGGAAACGCTAATTGGCATCGAGCAAACCTGATAAACCACTGTTGCTTTCATTAGAAAGCGTATTGCAAACGGAGCTTGTTTCGGAGATAATTATTATATAGGGCACCCCCATCGATGTCAAACGCCGATGCAGCGATAAGAGTGGAAGGCGCGCCTCAGTGAATCGCGCTTTTCCCCGGCGCGGGCGAGGAATCTTCCCATGCGCATTTTGATGATATTTGTCGACGGTATCGGTGTGGGAACTGCAGATCCCGCAGTCAATCCGTTTGCGGCGGCGCCATCCGCCATTTTTACCGATTTTCTTGATGCCCCAAAAGAAGCGGCGGCCTTCGGCGGAGTTGCCGGACGGGCTGACGCTTCGCTGGGGATTGATGGACTTCCACAAAGCGCCACCGGTCAGACCACGCTGTTGACCGGAGTGAACGCGGCAGCCGCCCTGGGAAGGCATCTGAACGGCTTCCCCGTCAAGAAGCTAAAGGAAATCCTGTCGGAGCACAGCATCTTCAAAAGGCTGACCGATCGCGGCCTGAAATCCACATTCATAAATGTTTTTAATCCGCTTTTCTTCGAAGCGATTGAAAAAGGCATTTCGTTGCGTTGCTCCGCAACGACACTTGCGACTATGGCCGCGAAGCTGCCGTTTTACGGCATTGACGATCTGATCAAGAGGCGGGCGATCTATCAGGATTTCACCAATGGTGTGCTCCAGGAGAAAGGGTTTCCGGTACCCGCTTTCAGCCCGCGGGAGGCGGGTGAAATTCTGGCTGAATCGGCCCGCCGGTTCGATTTCTGCCTGTACGAATATTTCCAGAGCGACATTGCCGGACATTCGCAGGTACGGGGACGCGCCATCGAGGAGGTCTGCAAGCTGGACGAGTTTCTGTCGGCCGTCCTCGAGGAGATCGATCTGCATGAGACGTCCGTCCTGCTGACGAGCGACCACGGGAACCTCGAGAATCTCTCGACGCCGCTCCACACGAGCAATCCCGTTCCCGTTCTCTTGTGGGGAGCGCTCACCCGGCGGGCACACAGCGTTTCCTCCCTTCTCGACATCACTCCGCTGATCCTGGATTCCTTCTCGTAAGGCGCATTCGGGCCCGTGCGCTTGACAGAAATGACGCATTGCGTTAGAATGTGTCAGTTGTTAAAGTAAGAGTGGGAAATGAAGCGAGGTGCAAAAGCATGTTCAAACTGATTAAGAAGACTCTGATCGCCGGAATCGGGGCCATCGAGTACTCGCGCGAGCAGATGACGGAGTTGCGCAAGCAACTGAGAGAATCACTCGATGAATGCGTGAAGCGCGGGGAACGCCTGGCCGAACACGAGGACAGCCTGCTTGCGGCTTTCTTTTCAGCCGTGAGGCCGAAGCAGAAAGTGCCCACTTCCGATGAAGTGGATGTCATTATCCCGGGTTACGACGATATGACAGTCACCGAGATCATCGACCAGATCAAGCGGCTGTCGATGCGCCAGCTCGAGATCATCAGAACCTACGAATACCACAATTTCAATAGGATCCGCATCATTCGCCAGATCGACAAAGAGCTGGACGAGGCCCGAATCATTCCGGACTATGACGAATTGCCCGTGAGCGAGATCGTCGAGCACCTGGAGAGCCTGTCCCAGCAGGAGCTGGCTGCGATCCGGGATTACGAGAAGAGCCATCGCAGCCGCGTAACGATTCTCCGGGCGATTGACCGGCGGCTGGCGAAGGCGGCATAGCAGATTTGAGGCTCGGCGTCGCGGCGATGCTAGCTTTGTTGGTGCAACGGCGGCAACATCATTTTCGGCGGCGCGACGGCATCATCGGTTGTATAGATTTTGACTAGCCTGGAAGGGTTTCCGGGCGCCCGCGCGCCGCAGAAGCTGACGGGATAATCTCCCCCGGGCGTCGCCTCGAGCCCGCCGGCCGCGGCAATGCGAACAACGGTATTGACGCATTGCAGCGGCGTGCCGTCGGCCCGAAAAATGTTGTTCCGCGGGAACAGCACGATCCGCGGACACCGCAGAATCTGTTTCATCCCGATGGTGACCGCAAGTTCAGGATAATCCCCAAAAAACCCGCCGCAATCGGAGCGGATCATGTTGATGGTCTTGGTCGCCAGGTTGATGCGGACCAGACGCGTTTCCGAATTTTCAACGCCCTCTTCCGGTTCATTAAATGCGACATGGCCGTGGATGCCGACACCGCCGTAGCACGTATCGATTCCGCCCGCAGCTTGAATCTGCTCTTCCATCATCTCGAGACGTTCGGGATCGGGGAAACGGATCTGCGAGCGCGGGATCATCAGCTCCGGGGCTTCCCGCTCGAGTTGCGAAAAGAGAAGCCGCTCAGCCACGGATTGGAATGACAGCGGATGTTCCAATCCCAGCCGATGCCCATCCTCATAGCAGTATTCGTCCATAAAAAAGAAATGACATTTGTTCAGGCTGAGCTTGCTCTTAAGGACCTTCCTGAGGAAGATCGGGTATTGAGCGGTGGGTCCAATGGGCAGGATGATCCGGGTCGGCTTCGCCATCCGATTGTTTCCGTCGATTTCCTGTGCGAGCAATTCCGCGAATATTTCATAGAGCCGTCGCCGCGAATCGACCACCACAAGGCGATTGGAATATCTTTGGACGAATTCGCCGGCGGGGAGAGCAAGGAGCTTTCTCAGCTCGTCATTTCTCCATGGGTACCATGGTATGGGGGGCGGCGCAGAAGGGATTATTTTTTCCATCATCGGGAACGAGCAGTTTGTTTTTGAGTTATTTTATACCAACTGCCCGGGATCCTCAATATGCGCGATGACATCATTGAGGAATCGCGCGGCCTCGGCGCCGTCGAGGATACGATGGTCAAATGAAAGAGACAGGTGGATGCCGCTGATTACTTTCACCTCTCCATTCACCACCCACGGCAGTTCCCTGATTTTTCCCAGGCCCAGATTGGCGGCCTCGGGATGGTTTATGATCGGGGTCGAATAGATGCCGCCGATGCTGCCGATGTTGGTGATGCTGAATGTCCCTCCCTTCAGGTCGGCGAGCGCCACCTTTCGCTGCCAGGTCAAGTCCGCAAGCCGCTGGGTCTCCTCGGCCAACTCGATGATGCTCTTCTTATCGACGTTCTTGACCACGGGCACAAGAAGGCCGTCGTCCGTTTCCACGGCGAACCCGATGTTTATGTACTTTTTGAGAAGGATCTCGTTTCTTTCCGAGTCGACAGACGAATTCAGGTACGGGTGTTTGAGAAGGCTCAGCGCGGCCGCTTTCATAATGAACGGAAGGTACGTCAAATTGATCTTCCTGCTCGAGGCTTCTCCGGCTTTCTGCCGCTTGAGGAGGACGAGCTGAGTGGCGTTCGCGATGTCAGTATGCGTCACGTGGGGGATCGAGGTTGCGGAGCGCACCATTTTCTGCGCCACGCTCCTGCGGACGCGCATGATGGGGATACGCTCGATCTCGCCGTAAGTATCCTCGTCCGCGGATACCGGCGCCTGTTCCGCATGCCTTTTTACGTCATCCTCGCTGATCCTGCCATCGGGGCCGGTTCCCTTCACCTTGTTGATATCGACGCCGAGGTCTTTCGCCAGCTTGCGGACCGCCGGCACTGCAAGAACGCGCGGCCCGGCCGCGGCCTTGGGCGCGGCTTTTCCGACATCGCCCACAATGCCGACATACTCCCTCTTTTCTTCTTCTTTCTTTTCCGGTTCGGGCGGCTTCTCGCCTTCCTCGCCGATAATCACCAGCGTCTCGCCCACCTTGATGATTTCGCCCTCGCGATACAGTATCTTGAGGATGGTTCCGGCGCGAGGAGAGGGAATTTCCACAACGGCCTTGTCGGTTTCAACCTGCACCATGAGCTGGTCCTGCTCGACGCGCTCGCCTTCATCAACCAGCCACAGAACGATTTCTCCTTCGGTTATACCCTCGCCGACATCAGGGAATTTGAATTCGGTCGCCATCGCGTCATCCTTTCCATTCTTACGGTGATCTCTGTTAAAGGCAGGGCCGATTATAATCGGTCATTCTTTGGTGCGTCAACCGGGATAAGTTCGGGCAATGCTGCCGGGAACGGCTGAGATCAGGCCCACCGGTTCGAGAGGCTCATCCCTTTAGAATTCCATGACCCGTCTGACGGCGGCGGAGATGCGTTCGACGCTCGGCAGGTACAGGTGCTCGCTCTTGAGGAGCGGAAACACGATATCAAAACCGGTGACGCGTTGCGGCGGCGCCGAGAGGCTGAGGAACGCCCTCTCGTTTATCATGGCGATAATTTCGGCGCCGAATCCGCACGTTTTCGGTGCCTCATGAACAACCACAACTCTGCCGGTCTTTTTCACCGACTCGATAATGGTCTCGCTGTCCAGCGGCGTAACGGTTCTCACATCGATCAATTCAACGTCGATGCCTTCTTCCGCGAGCGCATCGGCAGCATCGGAGGCAATTGGCACCATTGATCCCCACGCGATCAGGGTCACCTGCTCGCCCTCGCGCGCGACGGCTGCGTTTCCGATCGGGACCTCGTAATCACCGTCGGGCACTTCCGCTTTTATCGCGCGATAGAGACGCTTCGGCTCGAGGAAAACAACAGGATCGGGGTCGCGAATCGCCGAAATCAGCAGCCCCTTGGCATCGTATGGGTTTGAGGGAATGACGACTTTTATGCCGGGCGTGTGCGCGAAGATGGCCTCCGTGCTTTCGGAATGATGTTCGGGCGCATGAATTCCGCCGCCGTACGGCGCGCGAATCACGAGGGGAACCGAAAAGCGTCCCCTCGACCGATTACGCATCCGGCCGGCATGCGAGATGATCTGGTCGAAGGCTGGATAGATGAATCCCATGAACTGGATTTCCGCGACCGGACGCATGCCGAACAGCGCCAACCCGATCGCGGTGCCGACGATACCGGATTCGGCAAGCGGGGTATCGACGACGCGGTCCTCGCCGAACAATTTCTGCAGGCCTTCGGTCGCCCGGAAGACGCCGCCCGCCCTGCCAACGTCTTCCCCCAGTACCATGACGCGGTCGTCGCGCTCCATTTCCTCTCGCAAGGCGGAATTGACCGCTTCCACCAGATTCATCTCAGCCACGCTTATTCTCCTTCAGTGGAAACAGTTCTGTGAGCGACGCCAACTGCTCCTTCAACGAAGCGGGCATTTCCTTAAACATATATTGGAAAAGATCGGGCGGGGCGGGCGGCTCCACGGCCTCAGCCTCCGTAACTGCCTGTTCCACGCGCGCATCGGCCTCGGCCTTCGCCTCTGCAACAAAATTATCATTGATAAGCTGCCTGGCGCGAAGGTATTTCTCCAGCCTGGTCAGCGGGTCGCTCGCGCGCCATTGTTCGACTTCGGAATCATCCCGGTAGCGAAGCGGATCGTCTGAGGTGGTATGCGCTCCCAGCCGATACGTGACCGCCTCGATCAGGGTCGGGCCTCCGCCCGCGCGCGCCTTGTCGAACGCCGCCTTTGTCGCCGCATAGCAGGCAAAGACATCATTTCCGTCGACGCGGATGCCTTCGAATCCGTATGCCACCGCTTTTTGCGCAATTGTGGCCGCGGCCGTTTGGCGGCGCAGCGGGACCGAAATGGCATACTGATTGTTCTGGCAAATGAAAACCACCGGGGCGCGCAGGACGCCGGCGAAATTGAGTCCCTCATGAAAATCGCCCTCCGAGGTGGCGCCGTCGCCGAAATAGACGGCGACGACGATCTTCCGTTTCTGCAATTTGGCGGCCCAGGCGGCGCCGACGGCATGAAGGATCTGCGAGCCGACCGGAACGGAGAAGGGGAACATATTGACGCCTTCCGGAATGCGGCTGCCAATTTCGTTGCCCATCCAATAAAGATAGACATTCGAAAGGGGAAGCCCCCGATAGATGCACACCAGCAGTTCCCGATAGCTGGGGAAGAACCAGTCGTCGGCTCCCATAGCGGCGGCGCTTCCGAGTTGGATGGCTTCCTGCCCGAGCAACGAGGCGTAGGTTCCCATGCGGCCCTGGCGCTGCAGGTTCAAAGCTTTCTGGTCGGCCGCCCGCGCGAGCAGCATCCATCGCAGAAAATCGGGCACCTTCCCGTCCGGAAGAGCCGGCGCAAGCTGCTCGTTCAGGATTCCGTTCTCGTCCAGGATGCGGAGCATCTTGTCCTTCAGCGGATCGAATTCCTTGAAGAGATCGTTCATCTGCTCCCCCCGAAGCTACCATTTGCGAGGCGGCGGCCATTCGGCCTTTCCGCTCGAAACAAATTCATAATACCGCGCCAGCGTGAACAGGTAATCGGACAGCCGGTTGAAATATTTCATGAGGTGCGTCGATGTGATGATTCCCGAGTTTCTCGCTTCCACGGCGCTCCGCTCGGCCCGCCGCACGAAGGTGCGCGCGATATCGAGCATGGCCGAAACCTGAGTCGTCCCGGGAACCACGAAATTCTCCGGCATCGGCATTCGCTTCTCGATCGAGTTCATGCCGTTCTCGAGCCGGCGCACGTGCCTGGCGGAGATGCGATTCTTCACCTTCGCTACGTCATCGGGCGATGCGGCGACCTCCGACCCGATCATGAACAATTCCTCCTGCACGCGGAGGATCAGCCGCTGAAAACTGGTCATAGGGCACGACGCGCGCGCAAGCCCGAGAACGGAGTTAACCTCATCGAGCGTTCCATTGATGACCTTGCGGAGATCGGTTTTCGCTACCAGTTTATTTTTGTCGAGGAGACTAGTTCGCCCAGTGTCTCCCTTTTTGGTCGTAATCTTCATTCGGGAGGCTTTCGTTATCTTAATAATATTGTTCGTTTCCATTTGTTTTGGCAATGCCGACCGGCGATAAAAAATGGGTGTACAACCAAAAAGCTTTGTGGTACAATTTGTTGCGCTGGACTTTCTCCCATCCAAGCAGCCACGTCTTTGAAGGAGGGGCGCGTGACCGCATATCACGAGCTGGACATCTTCTTCGACCTCCAAAAGCTTGCCGGCAGAGAGTACTCCTCCAAAGCGAAGGAGGTTTTCTTCAAGAACTGTTCCCCCCTCATGCTGCGCGACAGCCAGATTTTTGCCGGAGAATCGAGAGGACCATCCCCTGGGGCGGAGCAAATGTTCTGTATTGCGATCAGGACTGAGGATGCCGCCGTCATCGGATATTTGAAAAACATTTTCGCCGCTGCCGGCGATTCGCCGCTTGCACCTCCACACGATCGGCTTCGCGAGTCCGATTTTGTCGCACGCTCTCGCTTAAAACACATCGGAAATATCGATGGCCAAGGCAGGTTGATAACTAGCAAATGGAGCCGGATCGACCACGACTTGTGCAAGAGATACGGCTGGCCGTATGTCCCTCGCTCTTTTCCGCGGTATATTGCGCCGATCTTCATCGAGGAACTCGAGAAGATGAGCGATCCGGCAAACGCAGCACCTGCGGCAAGCGTTCTGAAAGAGAGCGGCACACGCTCGTCGAGAAGCCGAAATGTCAGGTTGCCTCCCATCGGCAGATATCTGCTCTATTTCGCCTGCGCGTGCATTCTCCTGTTGGTCGCCGGGTGGGTGTTTTTGGGAGGAGGCGAGCAATATCTGAAACAGGCGAAAGGCGATGTTTCAGAGCGCCTTCAATTGGGGAGCGAAGCGCACGACAGAAAGCAGAAGGGTTATGCCCTGGCGGCGCTAAGCAAGCTTTCACATGACCTGAACGGCGATGAATTGAACGGCAAGCTCGAGCAGAAATATTATCACGTTTTGGGCGTGCCGAATTCCCCCCATGCAGATGTGAGACTCGATTGCTCCGTCTGGTTCGCAACAAGCGAGATGTTCCGTCCGAACCCGCAAACCCTTACACAAGGGTTTATTAAGATGGAAATGAGGGCGCGGAATGGCAGTTTGATATGGACCTGCCTTGCCACCGGTAGTGCCGCCGCTCCCGGAAGAGAGAGTGAAAACGAGTCGTTGCGTGTTGATGCATTGCGCAATGCCATCGAGGAGATGGATATGGCGTGTCTTCCGGACGGCAGGTCGGTCAGGGATTTGCAGGAGCACCGCGATTTCGAAGGCGTCAATAACATGGTAAGGCATCTGAGCGAGAAGAGAGAGCAAGTCCGCAGCGAAGACGTTTCCAGGGCGGAATGGGACAGCTTCCGTGAGCAGGTGCTCGAGTCGCTCCGGCAGCAGTGGATCATGAGTCATCGGGTACATCTTTCCACCGGGTCGTCACTTGATGCGATAATCCTCGAGGAACAAGAGAACGCATTTCGTTTTCGAGTAGCGCGGGGTTTTATCTCCATCCCGAAGGAGCAAATCAAGATCATCGAGCCGCTTGCAAAGGAGGCCATTGCCCAATCGGCAAGCAAGCTTGCGGCGGGGAAAAAAGATGCACCCTGGTGGCAAGCGAAGATCGCCGAGGAAGCGGTTGCCGATTTCAGCGAATGGTTTATTCAATTTGGGCCTTTTCTTCCCGGCGCCTATGTAGTTGAAATCCGCCCGAACCAACTCGACGGCGAACTGGAAGCCGTAGTCAATTCACAACAAAAGCTGTGTGTGCTGAGAAAAG is a window encoding:
- the vorB gene encoding 3-methyl-2-oxobutanoate dehydrogenase subunit VorB, whose translation is MKDLQLIKGNVALAEAAIQAGCRYYFGYPITPQNDIPEYLSEHLPKAGGIFIQAESEIASINMVMGASASGARAMTSSSGPGISLMQEGMSYMAGSEIPCLVVNIMRCGPGLGGISPTQGDYFQATRGGGHGDYYNIVLAPASVQEMFNLTIKAFELADKYRNPAMILADAILGQMKEPASLEPTEPIQFFDKPWAITGAKDHKPQYLKTLYLNDGEQEAHNLQLKEKYDHIRENEPLYEEQATSDAEIVIVAFGTASRIVKTAIKLAREEGIRAGLVRPITLFPFPSKAVYEASKRVRKVLVVEMNTGQMLTDVQISAHREADIHFYGRPGGGVPTPEEVLAEIKRSIHATAGIQAP
- a CDS encoding 4Fe-4S dicluster domain-containing protein, whose protein sequence is MPISVSDKKKTEAYIVILEERCKSCRFCIDACPRECIVIGATINSQGYHAAKFEGEGKCTGCCLCAEVCPDTAIEVYK
- a CDS encoding metalloenzyme translates to MRILMIFVDGIGVGTADPAVNPFAAAPSAIFTDFLDAPKEAAAFGGVAGRADASLGIDGLPQSATGQTTLLTGVNAAAALGRHLNGFPVKKLKEILSEHSIFKRLTDRGLKSTFINVFNPLFFEAIEKGISLRCSATTLATMAAKLPFYGIDDLIKRRAIYQDFTNGVLQEKGFPVPAFSPREAGEILAESARRFDFCLYEYFQSDIAGHSQVRGRAIEEVCKLDEFLSAVLEEIDLHETSVLLTSDHGNLENLSTPLHTSNPVPVLLWGALTRRAHSVSSLLDITPLILDSFS
- a CDS encoding 2-oxo acid dehydrogenase subunit E2; this translates as MATEFKFPDVGEGITEGEIVLWLVDEGERVEQDQLMVQVETDKAVVEIPSPRAGTILKILYREGEIIKVGETLVIIGEEGEKPPEPEKKEEEKREYVGIVGDVGKAAPKAAAGPRVLAVPAVRKLAKDLGVDINKVKGTGPDGRISEDDVKRHAEQAPVSADEDTYGEIERIPIMRVRRSVAQKMVRSATSIPHVTHTDIANATQLVLLKRQKAGEASSRKINLTYLPFIMKAAALSLLKHPYLNSSVDSERNEILLKKYINIGFAVETDDGLLVPVVKNVDKKSIIELAEETQRLADLTWQRKVALADLKGGTFSITNIGSIGGIYSTPIINHPEAANLGLGKIRELPWVVNGEVKVISGIHLSLSFDHRILDGAEAARFLNDVIAHIEDPGQLV
- a CDS encoding alpha-ketoacid dehydrogenase subunit beta, producing the protein MNLVEAVNSALREEMERDDRVMVLGEDVGRAGGVFRATEGLQKLFGEDRVVDTPLAESGIVGTAIGLALFGMRPVAEIQFMGFIYPAFDQIISHAGRMRNRSRGRFSVPLVIRAPYGGGIHAPEHHSESTEAIFAHTPGIKVVIPSNPYDAKGLLISAIRDPDPVVFLEPKRLYRAIKAEVPDGDYEVPIGNAAVAREGEQVTLIAWGSMVPIASDAADALAEEGIDVELIDVRTVTPLDSETIIESVKKTGRVVVVHEAPKTCGFGAEIIAMINERAFLSLSAPPQRVTGFDIVFPLLKSEHLYLPSVERISAAVRRVMEF
- the pdhA gene encoding pyruvate dehydrogenase (acetyl-transferring) E1 component subunit alpha, which produces MNDLFKEFDPLKDKMLRILDENGILNEQLAPALPDGKVPDFLRWMLLARAADQKALNLQRQGRMGTYASLLGQEAIQLGSAAAMGADDWFFPSYRELLVCIYRGLPLSNVYLYWMGNEIGSRIPEGVNMFPFSVPVGSQILHAVGAAWAAKLQKRKIVVAVYFGDGATSEGDFHEGLNFAGVLRAPVVFICQNNQYAISVPLRRQTAAATIAQKAVAYGFEGIRVDGNDVFACYAATKAAFDKARAGGGPTLIEAVTYRLGAHTTSDDPLRYRDDSEVEQWRASDPLTRLEKYLRARQLINDNFVAEAKAEADARVEQAVTEAEAVEPPAPPDLFQYMFKEMPASLKEQLASLTELFPLKENKRG
- a CDS encoding cob(I)yrinic acid a,c-diamide adenosyltransferase, producing METNNIIKITKASRMKITTKKGDTGRTSLLDKNKLVAKTDLRKVINGTLDEVNSVLGLARASCPMTSFQRLILRVQEELFMIGSEVAASPDDVAKVKNRISARHVRRLENGMNSIEKRMPMPENFVVPGTTQVSAMLDIARTFVRRAERSAVEARNSGIITSTHLMKYFNRLSDYLFTLARYYEFVSSGKAEWPPPRKW